In Shinella sp. XGS7, a single genomic region encodes these proteins:
- a CDS encoding M48 family metalloprotease has protein sequence MSRRLPARAWRALPLSLLVLLVACGSTVVNPVSGRAERSVMSLSQEVEEGRRAHQSVLKEYSALKNPALQAYVNALGQKLAAQSHRAELEWHFTVLDSPEVNAFALPGGYVYVTRGILAYMENEADLAGVMGHEIGHVTARHGAQRATRQQSAGLGVLAATVLGAVLESRGVGGATDLAGQVSQGVAAGYVAAYSREQELQADQLGAEYLSRSHYDPKHMVDVIQVLKDQERFAADQASAQGRPAPSGGGWLASHPSNDERLQRIRDEAANLAGSTAPGAAKTQDEGRSAFLKAIEGMPYGDSPAQGLVRGRQFLHPELDIALSAPEGWQLQNGADTLTLIAPGRDAALQLQSVPARAGSSHEAILRQWGAEQGRTETRRINGLAATQFSGWRRNAQGQRSAAELTLISSSQGQVYALSPLARDAQALQRQRAALRQAIESFRPLNAEDRQLARPWQIALKPFPAGGFAELAKASVLGETQLRLLNGRYGDGSNPPPGRLVKVVVAMPASP, from the coding sequence ATGTCCCGCCGTCTGCCCGCGCGCGCCTGGCGCGCGCTGCCCCTGAGCCTGCTCGTCTTGCTGGTCGCCTGCGGCAGCACCGTGGTCAATCCGGTCAGCGGCCGGGCCGAGCGCAGCGTGATGAGCCTGAGCCAGGAGGTGGAGGAAGGCCGCCGTGCCCACCAGTCCGTGCTCAAGGAGTACAGCGCGCTCAAGAACCCCGCCCTGCAGGCCTATGTGAACGCCCTGGGCCAGAAGCTGGCCGCCCAGTCGCACCGGGCCGAGCTGGAATGGCACTTCACCGTGCTGGACAGCCCCGAGGTCAATGCCTTCGCCCTGCCCGGCGGCTATGTCTATGTGACCCGCGGCATCCTGGCCTATATGGAGAACGAGGCCGATCTGGCCGGCGTGATGGGTCATGAGATCGGCCATGTGACCGCCCGCCATGGCGCCCAGCGCGCCACCCGCCAGCAGAGCGCCGGCCTGGGCGTGCTGGCCGCCACCGTGCTGGGCGCGGTGCTGGAGTCGCGCGGGGTGGGCGGTGCCACCGATCTGGCCGGCCAGGTCTCCCAGGGCGTGGCGGCCGGCTATGTGGCGGCCTACAGCCGCGAACAGGAGCTGCAGGCCGACCAGCTGGGCGCCGAGTACCTCTCGCGCAGCCACTACGACCCCAAGCACATGGTCGATGTGATCCAGGTGCTCAAGGACCAGGAGCGCTTCGCCGCCGACCAGGCCAGCGCCCAGGGCCGGCCGGCGCCCAGCGGCGGCGGCTGGCTGGCCTCCCACCCCAGCAATGACGAGCGCCTGCAGCGCATTCGCGACGAAGCGGCGAATCTGGCGGGCAGCACCGCCCCCGGGGCCGCCAAGACCCAGGACGAAGGCCGTAGCGCCTTTCTCAAGGCCATCGAGGGCATGCCCTATGGCGACAGCCCGGCCCAGGGCCTGGTGCGCGGCCGCCAGTTCCTGCATCCCGAGCTGGACATCGCCCTGAGCGCGCCCGAGGGCTGGCAGCTCCAGAACGGGGCCGACACCCTGACCCTGATCGCCCCCGGCCGCGACGCCGCCCTGCAGCTGCAGAGCGTGCCCGCCCGCGCCGGCAGTTCGCACGAGGCCATCCTGCGCCAATGGGGCGCCGAGCAGGGCCGCACCGAGACCCGCCGCATCAACGGCCTGGCCGCCACCCAGTTCAGCGGCTGGCGCCGCAACGCCCAGGGCCAGCGCAGCGCGGCCGAGCTCACGCTGATCAGCAGCAGCCAGGGCCAGGTCTATGCCCTGAGCCCCCTGGCCCGCGATGCCCAGGCCCTGCAGCGCCAGCGCGCCGCGCTGCGCCAGGCCATCGAGAGCTTCCGCCCCCTGAACGCCGAGGACCGCCAGCTGGCGCGGCCCTGGCAGATCGCACTCAAGCCCTTCCCCGCTGGCGGCTTTGCCGAGCTGGCCAAGGCTTCGGTGCTGGGCGAGACCCAGCTGCGCCTGCTCAACGGACGCTATGGCGATGGGAGCAACCCGCCTCCGGGCCGCCTGGTCAAGGTGGTGGTGGCGATGCCGGCCTCGCCCTGA
- a CDS encoding Sir2 family NAD-dependent protein deacetylase, with translation MQAEAVQHAAELVDQADLLVIAAGAGMGVDSGLPDFRGPEGFWAAYPALAQAGIDFYAAANPQRFEAAPRQAWGFYGHRLALYRKTRPHAGFDILQRWARGCERGALVYTSNVDGQFQRAGFDEQALWECHGSLMHLQCSRPCGEQIWSAEDFVPEVDEARCELLNAQLPQCPHCGALARPNVLMFGDAAWLNGREREQAQRLAPRLAAARKPLVIELGAGTAVHSVRLLSQHVLQRLGGRLLRINPREWPVPTGLDVGLACGALEGLRALDACLNSV, from the coding sequence GTGCAGGCTGAAGCCGTCCAGCACGCGGCCGAGCTGGTCGACCAGGCCGATCTGCTGGTGATCGCGGCCGGCGCCGGCATGGGGGTGGACTCGGGCCTGCCGGACTTTCGCGGGCCCGAGGGTTTCTGGGCCGCCTACCCGGCCCTGGCACAGGCCGGCATCGATTTCTATGCCGCGGCCAATCCGCAGCGCTTCGAGGCCGCGCCGCGCCAGGCCTGGGGCTTCTACGGCCACCGTCTGGCGCTCTACCGCAAGACCCGACCCCATGCGGGCTTCGACATCCTGCAGCGCTGGGCCCGGGGCTGCGAGCGCGGCGCCCTGGTCTACACCAGCAATGTGGACGGGCAGTTCCAGCGCGCCGGCTTTGACGAGCAGGCCCTGTGGGAATGCCACGGCTCCCTGATGCATCTGCAGTGCAGCCGGCCCTGCGGGGAGCAGATCTGGTCAGCCGAGGACTTTGTGCCCGAGGTGGACGAGGCGCGCTGCGAACTGCTCAACGCCCAGCTGCCGCAATGCCCGCACTGCGGCGCCCTGGCCCGCCCCAATGTGCTGATGTTTGGCGACGCGGCCTGGCTCAATGGCCGCGAGCGTGAGCAGGCTCAGCGCCTGGCGCCGCGCCTGGCGGCGGCGCGCAAGCCCCTGGTGATCGAGCTGGGGGCCGGCACGGCCGTGCACTCGGTGCGTCTGCTCAGCCAGCATGTGCTGCAGCGCCTGGGCGGGCGGCTGCTGCGCATCAATCCCCGGGAGTGGCCGGTGCCCACGGGGCTGGACGTGGGCCTGGCCTGCGGTGCGCTCGAGGGTCTGCGCGCCCTGGATGCCTGCTTGAATTCGGTCTGA
- a CDS encoding tripartite tricarboxylate transporter substrate binding protein BugE, with product MRTKTLARRSLLALAAALLPLSVLADYPEKPVKLIVPFAPGGSTDMVARLLAEKMGPFLGKTVVIENRGGGGGTLGTDAVAKAAPDGYTIGMATQSTHGANPAVYTKLPYNAVKDFAPITNVLAVPSVFVVHPSVPAKTMKEFIALAKAAPGKYSFASPGNGSLGHVNIEHFMDLAGIELLHIPYKGAGQASTDALAGVVNAMTDNLPSTLPHIKAGKLRALAVLAPQRASVLPEVPTYKELGFAEMAEGGWFGLVAPAGTPPAVLKKLHEAAHKAMATPEFKEKAASIAGIPMANSPEQFAAQIRAALDKYQRIATKAQIKLD from the coding sequence ATGCGCACCAAGACTCTTGCCCGTCGCTCCCTGCTCGCCCTGGCCGCGGCCCTGCTGCCCCTGAGCGTCCTGGCCGACTACCCGGAGAAGCCGGTCAAGCTGATCGTGCCCTTCGCCCCCGGTGGCTCCACCGATATGGTGGCCCGCCTGCTGGCCGAGAAGATGGGCCCCTTCCTGGGCAAGACCGTGGTGATCGAGAACCGCGGCGGTGGCGGCGGCACCCTGGGCACCGATGCCGTGGCCAAGGCCGCGCCCGATGGCTACACCATCGGCATGGCCACGCAAAGCACCCATGGCGCCAACCCGGCCGTTTACACCAAGCTGCCCTACAACGCGGTGAAGGACTTCGCCCCCATCACCAATGTGCTGGCCGTGCCCAGCGTCTTCGTGGTGCACCCCAGCGTGCCGGCCAAGACCATGAAGGAATTCATCGCCCTGGCCAAGGCGGCGCCGGGCAAGTACAGCTTCGCCTCGCCGGGCAATGGCTCCCTGGGGCATGTGAACATCGAGCACTTCATGGACCTGGCCGGCATCGAGCTGCTGCACATCCCCTACAAGGGCGCGGGCCAGGCCTCCACCGACGCGCTGGCCGGCGTGGTGAACGCCATGACCGACAACCTGCCGTCCACCCTGCCGCACATCAAGGCCGGCAAGCTGCGCGCCCTGGCCGTGCTGGCGCCGCAGCGCGCCAGCGTGCTGCCCGAGGTGCCCACCTACAAGGAGCTGGGCTTTGCCGAGATGGCCGAGGGCGGCTGGTTCGGCCTGGTGGCCCCGGCCGGCACGCCGCCGGCGGTGCTGAAGAAGCTGCACGAGGCAGCCCACAAGGCCATGGCCACGCCCGAGTTCAAGGAGAAGGCCGCCTCCATCGCCGGCATTCCCATGGCCAACAGCCCCGAGCAGTTCGCCGCCCAGATCCGTGCCGCCCTGGACAAGTACCAGCGCATCGCCACCAAGGCCCAGATCAAGCTGGACTGA
- a CDS encoding ion transporter — translation MPKNTDATPARASSEAERLGRPLSGWRLRLYTIIFEADTRAGRSFDLALIALVLFSILVVMLESVAAIDARFGRLFDALEYLLTAVFTVEYLLRLVCVRRPWQYARSFYGVVDLLAVLPTYLALFVPELYALVDVRVLRLLRVFRVLKLSAYVAEYALLAQALRASARKIQVFLSVVLMVVVIMGTVMYVVEGPGNGFTSIPTSIYWAISTMTTVGFGDITPKTDLGRAIASCMMLLGWGVLAVPTGIVTAEMTAARRDRPTTTRSCHECLSEGHLPEARFCRDCGARLPPYQRE, via the coding sequence ATGCCCAAGAATACCGATGCCACGCCCGCCCGCGCCAGCAGCGAGGCCGAACGCCTGGGCCGCCCGCTCTCGGGCTGGCGCCTGCGCCTGTACACCATCATCTTCGAGGCCGATACCCGGGCCGGCCGAAGCTTCGATCTGGCCCTGATCGCCCTGGTGCTGTTCAGCATTCTGGTGGTGATGCTGGAGAGCGTGGCGGCCATCGACGCGCGCTTCGGCCGGCTCTTTGACGCCCTGGAATACCTGCTCACCGCGGTCTTCACCGTGGAGTACCTGCTGCGCCTGGTCTGCGTGCGCCGCCCCTGGCAGTACGCCCGCAGCTTCTACGGCGTGGTGGACCTGCTGGCCGTGCTGCCCACCTATCTGGCGCTCTTCGTGCCGGAGCTCTATGCCCTGGTGGACGTGCGGGTGCTGCGCCTGCTGCGGGTGTTCCGGGTGCTCAAGCTCAGCGCCTATGTGGCCGAGTACGCCCTGCTGGCCCAGGCCCTGCGGGCCAGTGCGCGCAAGATCCAGGTCTTTCTCTCCGTGGTGCTGATGGTGGTGGTGATCATGGGCACGGTGATGTATGTGGTGGAGGGGCCGGGCAATGGCTTCACCAGCATTCCCACCAGCATCTACTGGGCCATCTCCACCATGACCACGGTGGGCTTCGGGGACATCACGCCCAAGACCGATCTGGGCCGCGCCATCGCCTCCTGCATGATGCTGCTGGGCTGGGGCGTGCTGGCCGTGCCCACGGGCATCGTCACCGCCGAGATGACGGCCGCGCGCCGCGACCGCCCCACCACCACCCGCAGCTGCCACGAGTGCCTGAGCGAGGGCCATCTGCCCGAGGCGCGCTTCTGCCGCGACTGCGGCGCCCGCCTGCCGCCCTATCAGCGCGAGTGA
- a CDS encoding DUF808 domain-containing protein codes for MASSLLALLDDITTVLDDVAILSKLAAKKTSGVLGDDLALNAQQVTGVAAERELPVVWAVAKGSLLNKAILVPAALAISALAPWAVTPLLMLGGAFLCFEGFEKLAHKFLHGAAGDETQAEAEALRRAAADPQLDLVALERDKIRGAVRTDFILSAEIIAITLGTVAGADFMTRLLVLSGIAFVMTVGVYGLVAGIVKLDDAGLALSRRPATAGLGRAILAAAPWLMKALSVAGTAAMFLVGGGILTHGLPGAHGLIHHAVQALGASGGLQSLVELLADALTGVLAGALIVGALSLWQRLRGGAHSR; via the coding sequence ATGGCCTCCAGCCTGCTTGCCCTGCTCGACGACATCACGACCGTGCTGGACGATGTGGCCATCCTCTCCAAGCTGGCGGCCAAGAAGACCAGCGGGGTGCTGGGCGACGACCTGGCCCTGAACGCCCAGCAGGTGACAGGTGTTGCGGCCGAGCGCGAGCTGCCGGTGGTCTGGGCGGTGGCCAAGGGCTCGCTGCTGAACAAGGCCATCCTGGTGCCGGCGGCCCTGGCGATCAGCGCCCTCGCCCCCTGGGCCGTCACGCCGCTGCTGATGCTGGGCGGCGCCTTTCTGTGCTTCGAGGGTTTCGAGAAGCTGGCGCACAAATTCCTGCACGGCGCGGCCGGCGATGAAACTCAGGCCGAAGCCGAGGCCCTGCGCCGCGCCGCCGCCGATCCGCAACTGGATCTGGTGGCCCTGGAGCGCGACAAGATCCGCGGCGCCGTGCGCACCGACTTCATCCTCTCGGCCGAGATCATCGCCATCACCCTGGGCACGGTGGCCGGGGCCGATTTCATGACCCGGCTGCTGGTGCTCTCAGGCATTGCCTTCGTGATGACCGTGGGCGTCTACGGCCTGGTGGCAGGCATCGTCAAGCTGGATGACGCCGGCCTGGCCCTGAGCCGACGCCCGGCCACGGCGGGCCTGGGCCGCGCCATCCTGGCCGCTGCGCCCTGGCTGATGAAGGCGCTCTCCGTGGCGGGCACGGCCGCGATGTTTCTGGTGGGCGGCGGCATCCTCACCCATGGCCTGCCCGGCGCCCACGGGCTGATCCATCACGCGGTCCAGGCCCTGGGCGCGAGTGGCGGACTGCAGAGTCTGGTGGAGCTGCTGGCCGACGCTCTGACCGGCGTGCTGGCCGGGGCTCTGATCGTGGGCGCCCTCAGCCTCTGGCAGCGCCTGCGCGGCGGCGCTCACTCGCGCTGA
- a CDS encoding amidohydrolase family protein, which produces MPPPYAGPLFDAHLHYNEEAQEAHPLPDVLGRLQRSGVRAALANSRPNAGTLGLAGAREATAAAGVRLVPFVRLYRNRADYSGWFADASIYQMVLDELARGTPAGPYRGLGEFHLYDSAHAEGPVARQLMQLAAERDLVVLAHVDDVAVERLLAHAPRARLIWAHTGIGGVPLARVRELLARHPRLMGELSYRPGLLENGRLSPGWRALLSEQPQRFLVGSDTWVNARWQYYEGLMAEARAWLGELPPEAARRIAWGNGAALFGLD; this is translated from the coding sequence ATGCCCCCGCCCTACGCCGGCCCGCTCTTCGATGCCCATCTGCATTACAACGAGGAGGCGCAGGAGGCTCACCCCCTGCCCGATGTGCTGGGCCGCCTGCAGCGCAGCGGGGTGCGCGCCGCGCTGGCCAACAGCCGGCCCAATGCCGGCACCCTGGGCCTGGCCGGCGCCCGCGAGGCCACGGCGGCCGCCGGTGTGCGCCTTGTCCCCTTTGTGCGCCTGTACCGCAACCGGGCCGACTACAGCGGCTGGTTTGCCGATGCCAGCATCTACCAAATGGTGCTGGACGAGCTGGCGCGCGGCACGCCGGCCGGCCCCTACCGCGGCCTGGGCGAGTTCCATCTCTATGACAGCGCCCATGCCGAGGGGCCGGTGGCCCGCCAGCTGATGCAGCTGGCGGCCGAGCGCGATCTGGTGGTGCTGGCCCATGTGGACGATGTGGCCGTGGAGCGCCTGCTGGCCCACGCGCCGCGAGCCCGCCTGATCTGGGCGCATACGGGCATCGGCGGCGTGCCGCTGGCGCGGGTGCGCGAGCTGCTGGCGCGCCATCCGCGCCTGATGGGCGAGCTGTCCTACCGCCCGGGCCTGCTGGAAAACGGGCGGCTCAGCCCGGGCTGGCGGGCCTTGCTGAGCGAGCAGCCGCAGCGCTTTCTGGTGGGCTCGGACACCTGGGTCAATGCCCGCTGGCAGTACTACGAGGGCCTGATGGCCGAGGCCCGCGCCTGGCTGGGCGAGCTGCCGCCCGAGGCGGCGCGCCGCATTGCCTGGGGCAACGGGGCGGCGCTGTTCGGCCTGGACTGA
- a CDS encoding UPF0149 family protein yields the protein MEYPRYNPASDHLPLSDDELNQLDDSLARLPSDAALNIEALDGYLSALLLSPQALPDLPGAAWLPTVWGGDGEDGVAPFASGKQRKKLSLLVLRHLHSIAWQLGQRPEGWEPIFSVAEQDDGAELVDAEDWCVGFMLAVDLAPEAWAPLFERTKTAAALAPIALLGGDESQLAPEERERLGDPQWRDSLSREIPESVLTLWTLRGAAAA from the coding sequence ATGGAATACCCGCGCTACAACCCCGCCTCCGACCACCTGCCCCTGTCCGACGACGAGCTCAATCAGCTGGACGACAGCCTGGCCCGCCTGCCCAGCGACGCAGCCCTGAACATCGAGGCCCTGGACGGCTACCTCAGCGCCCTGCTGCTGAGCCCCCAGGCCCTGCCCGATCTGCCCGGCGCCGCCTGGCTGCCCACGGTCTGGGGCGGTGACGGCGAAGACGGCGTGGCCCCCTTCGCCAGCGGCAAGCAGCGCAAGAAGCTGAGCCTGCTGGTGCTGCGCCATCTGCACAGCATTGCCTGGCAGCTGGGCCAGCGCCCCGAGGGCTGGGAGCCCATCTTCAGCGTGGCCGAGCAGGACGACGGCGCGGAGCTGGTGGACGCCGAGGATTGGTGCGTCGGCTTCATGCTCGCCGTGGACCTGGCCCCCGAGGCCTGGGCCCCGCTGTTCGAGCGCACCAAGACCGCCGCGGCCCTGGCCCCCATCGCCCTGCTGGGCGGAGACGAGAGCCAGCTGGCGCCCGAGGAGCGCGAGCGCCTGGGCGATCCGCAGTGGCGCGACTCCCTGAGCCGCGAGATCCCCGAGAGCGTGCTCACGCTCTGGACCCTGCGCGGCGCCGCCGCGGCCTGA
- a CDS encoding LysR substrate-binding domain-containing protein: MRIRSPSLHELHAFAATARLGSFSKAAELLCVTQGAVSRAVARLEAHLGQSLLVRLPRGNELTSAGRDYLELIEPALQTLEAAAVAQRAPEATTRLRISVAPTLATKWLIPRLPDWQALHPHIALSLAPYRREEDFSDASVDAWLRPGEGQWPPGITADYIVGREIVAICHPQELRGRQALRQPADLLSRPLLYHSNYPENWRLWLLAAGLPEAQPRPSADFEQVAMLVQAVMAGLGVAVVQRCLIDEELAAGRIAIPFERPVLLERGYMLCARRSSQSQRALNQLRQWLLAQA; this comes from the coding sequence ATGCGGATCCGCTCCCCCTCCCTGCACGAGCTGCACGCCTTTGCCGCCACGGCCCGCCTGGGCAGCTTCTCCAAGGCGGCCGAGCTGCTGTGCGTGACCCAGGGCGCGGTGAGCCGGGCGGTGGCGCGGCTGGAGGCGCATCTGGGCCAGAGCCTGCTGGTGCGCCTGCCGCGCGGCAATGAGCTCACCAGCGCCGGGCGCGACTATCTGGAGCTGATCGAGCCGGCCCTGCAGACCCTGGAAGCCGCGGCCGTGGCCCAGCGCGCGCCCGAGGCCACCACCCGGCTGCGCATCTCGGTGGCGCCCACCCTGGCCACCAAATGGCTGATCCCGCGCCTGCCCGACTGGCAGGCCCTGCACCCGCACATCGCCCTGAGCCTGGCGCCCTACCGGCGCGAGGAAGACTTCTCCGACGCCAGCGTGGACGCCTGGCTGCGCCCCGGCGAGGGCCAGTGGCCGCCGGGCATCACGGCCGACTACATCGTGGGCCGCGAGATCGTGGCCATCTGCCACCCACAGGAGCTGCGCGGCCGCCAGGCCCTGCGCCAGCCGGCCGATCTGCTCAGCCGCCCCCTGCTCTATCACAGCAACTATCCGGAGAACTGGCGGCTCTGGCTGCTGGCCGCCGGCCTGCCCGAGGCCCAGCCCCGGCCCAGCGCCGACTTCGAGCAGGTGGCCATGCTGGTGCAGGCGGTGATGGCCGGTCTGGGCGTGGCCGTGGTGCAGCGCTGCCTGATCGACGAGGAGCTGGCCGCCGGCCGCATTGCCATCCCTTTCGAGCGGCCGGTGCTGCTGGAGCGCGGCTATATGCTCTGCGCGCGGCGCAGCAGCCAGAGCCAGCGCGCGCTCAATCAGCTGCGCCAGTGGCTGCTGGCCCAGGCCTAG
- a CDS encoding transposase, which yields MARPPRIEFAGAVYHVTSQGAQGGAIFVDDEDRATLRAVLAQAMHRFDAQLLAYSFAGDHYQLLLYTRQANLSRLMRHINGVYTQSYNRRQGGTGPLFQGRFKAVLVDREQLLLDACRYVDLSAQRLGLVRRGIDWPWHSLGVHVGVAEAPDWLDVQGLFGHVLGREPRGAADARRAAERYARLLAAEPGLDIWVHLRQQIFLGDEAFAQRMLAQGGVTGRSGGRRPATRTARGKARPFAYWLRESASREQALYRAHTEGGLTMTALASELGLSVSRISRLISGHERTLGAPGA from the coding sequence ATGGCCAGACCCCCACGCATCGAGTTCGCCGGCGCCGTCTACCATGTCACCTCGCAAGGGGCGCAGGGTGGGGCCATCTTTGTGGACGACGAAGACCGCGCCACCCTACGCGCGGTGCTGGCTCAGGCCATGCACCGCTTTGACGCGCAGCTGCTGGCCTACAGCTTCGCCGGTGATCATTACCAGCTGCTGCTCTACACGCGCCAGGCCAATCTCTCGCGCCTGATGCGGCACATCAACGGGGTCTATACCCAGAGCTACAACCGCCGCCAGGGCGGCACCGGACCGCTGTTCCAGGGGCGCTTCAAGGCCGTGCTGGTGGACCGGGAGCAGCTGCTGCTGGACGCCTGCCGCTATGTGGACCTGAGCGCCCAGCGCCTGGGCCTGGTGCGCCGCGGCATCGACTGGCCCTGGCACAGCCTGGGCGTCCATGTGGGCGTGGCCGAGGCGCCGGACTGGCTGGATGTGCAGGGCCTGTTCGGCCATGTGCTGGGCCGCGAGCCGCGTGGCGCGGCCGATGCGCGCCGCGCCGCCGAGCGCTATGCGCGCCTGCTGGCGGCCGAGCCGGGCCTGGACATCTGGGTGCATCTGCGCCAGCAGATCTTTCTGGGCGATGAGGCGTTTGCGCAGCGCATGCTGGCGCAGGGTGGCGTGACGGGACGTTCAGGCGGGCGGCGGCCCGCGACCCGCACCGCCCGGGGCAAGGCCCGACCCTTTGCCTACTGGCTGCGCGAGAGCGCCTCGCGCGAGCAGGCCCTCTACCGCGCCCACACCGAGGGCGGGCTCACCATGACGGCCCTGGCCAGCGAGCTGGGCCTTTCGGTCTCGCGCATCAGCCGCCTGATTTCCGGCCATGAGCGCACGCTCGGCGCGCCAGGAGCGTGA